From one Populus alba chromosome 17, ASM523922v2, whole genome shotgun sequence genomic stretch:
- the LOC118042728 gene encoding transcription factor BIM2 isoform X2, whose amino-acid sequence MVKSTKSHLDEEDEAEDYDSSSYKGEAAKAESKSNELKANANRSKHSETEQRRRSKINQRFQALRNLVPQNDQKRDKASFLLEVIEYVQFLQDKLQIYEGSYEGWSQEPAKLLPWKNFRASAESIPGHTQVMKNGSAHENTVMLGNIHNSIKSDVDTAAMYKTLDHSPGPTDPAIPFEVQTQSGVFAAVGRGGVPTESLQESVSDAENMAYQLQSQLLHGQPCATECITPNNTLNGQEDVASDSQSVNISNTYSKQILNSLTQALRSSGVDLAQTSITVQIDVGKRETGTTAVAPSSKDQVNQYLSNQLIIQDGAGSSVEDLNQAHKRQRREKC is encoded by the exons ATGGTGAAATCAACAAAGTCTCACCTCGACGAAGAAGATGAAGCTGAAGACTACGACTCTTCGTCCTACAAAG GAGAAGCAGCGAAAGCAGAGAGTAAAAGCAATGAGCTGAAGGCGAATGCGAACCGGTCCAAGCATTCGGAGACGGAGCAGCGTAGAAGGAGCAAGATTAACCAGAG GTTCCAGGCTTTGAGGAATCTTGTTCCTCAAAATGATCAGAAAAGAGATAAGGCGTCGTTCTTGTTAGAG GTTATAGAGTACGTTCAGTTTTTACAGGATAAGTTGCAAATTTATGAGGGGTCGTATGAAGGTTGGAGTCAGGAGCCAGCTAAATTATTGCCATGG aAGAATTTTCGTGCTTCTGCTGAAAGCATACCGGGTCATACACAAGTTATGAAGAATGGTTCTGCTCATGAAAATACTGTAATGCTTGGAAATATACATAACTCAATAAAATCTGATGTGGACACTGCTGCAATGTATAAAACCTTGGATCATTCCCCTGGGCCAACCGACCCAGCAATTCCATTTGAAGTGCAAACACAGTCGGGTGTATTTGCTGCTGTTGGGAGGGGTGGTGTGCCTACAGAGTCTTTGCAGGAATCTGTTTCTGACGCTGAGAACATGGCTTACCAGCTTCAATCCCAACTATTGCATGGTCAACCATGTGCCACTGAGTGTATTACTCCAAACAATACATTGAATGGACAGGAGGACGTGGCGAGTGACAGTCAATCCGTTAATATCTCCAATACCTATTCTAAACA GATATTAAATTCTCTGACCCAAGCACTACGATCATCGGGTGTGGATCTAGCACAGACAAGCATCACGGTGCAAATTGATGTTGGCAAACGAGAAACTGGTACAACTGCTGTGGCACCAAGTTCAAAG GATCAGGTAAATCAGTATCTAAGTAATCAACTGATCATACAAGATGGAGCTGGGAGCAGTGTAGAAGACTTGAATCAAGCTCACAAGAgacagagaagagaaaaatgctAG
- the LOC118042728 gene encoding transcription factor BIM2 isoform X1, which yields MVKSTKSHLDEEDEAEDYDSSSYKGEAAKAESKSNELKANANRSKHSETEQRRRSKINQSRFQALRNLVPQNDQKRDKASFLLEVIEYVQFLQDKLQIYEGSYEGWSQEPAKLLPWKNFRASAESIPGHTQVMKNGSAHENTVMLGNIHNSIKSDVDTAAMYKTLDHSPGPTDPAIPFEVQTQSGVFAAVGRGGVPTESLQESVSDAENMAYQLQSQLLHGQPCATECITPNNTLNGQEDVASDSQSVNISNTYSKQILNSLTQALRSSGVDLAQTSITVQIDVGKRETGTTAVAPSSKDQVNQYLSNQLIIQDGAGSSVEDLNQAHKRQRREKC from the exons ATGGTGAAATCAACAAAGTCTCACCTCGACGAAGAAGATGAAGCTGAAGACTACGACTCTTCGTCCTACAAAG GAGAAGCAGCGAAAGCAGAGAGTAAAAGCAATGAGCTGAAGGCGAATGCGAACCGGTCCAAGCATTCGGAGACGGAGCAGCGTAGAAGGAGCAAGATTAACCAGAG CAGGTTCCAGGCTTTGAGGAATCTTGTTCCTCAAAATGATCAGAAAAGAGATAAGGCGTCGTTCTTGTTAGAG GTTATAGAGTACGTTCAGTTTTTACAGGATAAGTTGCAAATTTATGAGGGGTCGTATGAAGGTTGGAGTCAGGAGCCAGCTAAATTATTGCCATGG aAGAATTTTCGTGCTTCTGCTGAAAGCATACCGGGTCATACACAAGTTATGAAGAATGGTTCTGCTCATGAAAATACTGTAATGCTTGGAAATATACATAACTCAATAAAATCTGATGTGGACACTGCTGCAATGTATAAAACCTTGGATCATTCCCCTGGGCCAACCGACCCAGCAATTCCATTTGAAGTGCAAACACAGTCGGGTGTATTTGCTGCTGTTGGGAGGGGTGGTGTGCCTACAGAGTCTTTGCAGGAATCTGTTTCTGACGCTGAGAACATGGCTTACCAGCTTCAATCCCAACTATTGCATGGTCAACCATGTGCCACTGAGTGTATTACTCCAAACAATACATTGAATGGACAGGAGGACGTGGCGAGTGACAGTCAATCCGTTAATATCTCCAATACCTATTCTAAACA GATATTAAATTCTCTGACCCAAGCACTACGATCATCGGGTGTGGATCTAGCACAGACAAGCATCACGGTGCAAATTGATGTTGGCAAACGAGAAACTGGTACAACTGCTGTGGCACCAAGTTCAAAG GATCAGGTAAATCAGTATCTAAGTAATCAACTGATCATACAAGATGGAGCTGGGAGCAGTGTAGAAGACTTGAATCAAGCTCACAAGAgacagagaagagaaaaatgctAG
- the LOC118042727 gene encoding O-fucosyltransferase 27, with protein MKGEGKMATMSKMKWVGLVGLVLSAFSLFVHFLLARYTEEGISDFQSSVTIFSWRPIFENSDFAKNSPLYRRLWGQVRRLESLHPDANPRGYYADPRSESSGYVFVRIQGGFHEIRNSICDVVAISRLLNATLVIPEIQSTTSSKGISSEFKSFAYLYNEDQFMAALVKDVKVVKTLPQNLKGARRKKKIPSFRVPNSASPYFYLHHVLPVLNKHAVVELVVSEGGCLQAILPPHLEEYQRLRCRVGFHALRFRQEVQELATKILHRLRAPGRPFIAFDPGMTRDALAYHGCAELFQDVHTELIQHKRAWMKKRGIVKGKLSVNSAEQRLNGSCPLMPEEVGILLRAYGYSWDTILYISGGEVFGGQRTLIPLHAMFENTVDRTSLSAAWEMSRIYGREVNIVDTKLRAPPSVVQEKKLGAWKNAGPRPHPLPPPPARPKYPHNIEGWWGWVAESDNEPESTVMELRTNAHKLLWEAIDYLICVEADVFIPGFDRDGKGRPNFASLVMGHRLYQSAASKTFRLDRKEVVKLLEENREHLYQANHTWLTSIRKHLRRSLIDGVIEASSKSKPLSFLSHPVPECSCLRYDPTKPVEASLGVTHSCPKWMDSEIKTKSKDRETEEDSDEDVSSSSGLFFKNIGGNNQSGGGELIKEESQLDDQEELEGSD; from the exons ATGAAAGGAGAAGGGAAGATGGCGACTATGTCCAAGATGAAGTGGGTTGGTTTGGTTGGGCTAGTTCTGTCAgccttttctctctttgtacATTTTTTGCTTGCTAGATACACTGAGGAAGGCATTTCTGATTTCCAGTCTTCAGTCACAATCTTTTCTTGGAGACCCATCTTTGAAAACTCTGACTTTGCCAAGAAT AGTCCCTTGTACAGAAGACTATGGGGTCAAGTAAGGCGGCTTGAATCCTTACATCCAGATGCAAATCCCAGAGGATATTATGCTG ATCCCCGATCAGAATCAAGTGGGTATGTGTTTGTTAGGATACAAGGTGGATTCCATGAAATAAGGAATTCG ATATGTGATGTGGTTGCCATTTCTAGGCTTCTTAATGCTACTTTAGTTATTCCTGAGATCCAATCAACGACAAGCAGCAAAGGAATCAG CTCCGAGTTCAAGAGTTTTGCATACCTTTATAACGAGGATCAATTCATGGCAGCTTTGGTGAAAGATGTTAAAGTTGTGAAAACCCTTCCGCAAAATCTTAAAGGTgcaaggaggaaaaaaaagatccCATCATTCAGAGTGCCTAATTCAGCTTCaccatatttttatttgcatcatGTTCTCCCAGTACTTAATAAGCATGCAGTGGTTGAACTAGTTGTTTCTGAAGGGGGGTGCTTGCAG GCTATACTTCCACCTCATCTTGAAGAATATCAAAGGCTGAGGTGCAGAGTTGGTTTTCATGCCTTACGGTTTCGGCAAGAGGTCCAGGAACTTGCAACTAAAATATTGCACAG GTTACGGGCTCCTGGTAGACCATTTATAGCCTTTGATCCTGGTATGACGAGAGATGCCTTAGCATACCATGGCTGTGCTGAACTCTTCCAG GATGTGCACACTGAACTTATTCAGCACAAAAGAGCTTGGATGAAGAAACGTGGGATTGTTAAGGGGAAGCTTTCTGTAAATTCAGCCGAACAACGTCTTAATGGTTCGTGTCCATTAATGCCAGAAGAG GTTGGTATTCTTCTACGTGCATATGGATATTCATGGGACACAATTTTATATATCTCCGGGGGAGAAGTTTTTGGTGGCCAGCGGACACTGATTCCTCTTCATGCCATGTTTGAAAATACTGTTGATAGAACTTCTCTCAGTGCTGCATGGGAGATGAGTAGAATTTATGGCCGTGAGGTTAACATTGTTGACACTAAATTAAGGGCTCCACCTTCTGTTGTGCAAGAAAAAAAGCTTGGAGCATGGAAAAATGCAGGCCCGCGTCCCCATCCACTTCCACCCCCTCCAGCTCGGCCTAAATATCCACACAACATTGAAGGTTGGTGGGGTTGGGTGGCTGAGAGTGATAACGAGCCTGAGAGTACAGTAATGGAGCTGAGGACCAATGCCCATAAGCTATTATGGGAAGCAATTGACTATTTGATTTGTGTTGAAGCTGATGTTTTCATCCCTGGGTTTGACCGTGATGGGAAAGGACGTCCAAATTTTGCCAGCTTGGTAATGGGGCATAGGCTCTATCAATCAGCTGCATCTAAAACATTCCGGCTAGACAG AAAGGAAGTTGTCAAGCTTTTGGAAGAAAACCGCGAACATTTGTACCAAGCAAATCATACCTGGCTGACTTCAATACGCAAACATCTTAGAAGAAGTTTAATCGATGGTGTAATAGAAGCATCCTCAAAATCAAAGCCATTGTCTTTTCTCTCCCATCCAGTGCCTGAATGTTCTTGCTTGAGATATGATCCTACCAAACCAGTTGAGGCTTCCCTTGGAGTTACGCATAGTTGCCCTAAGTGGATGGATAgtgagataaaaacaaaatcgaaGGATAGAGAAACTGAAGAGGATTCTGATGAAGATGTTTCCTCATCTTCTGGACTGTTTTTCAAGAACATTGGTGGAAATAATCAGAGTGGAGGTGGAGAATTGATCAAGGAAGAGTCTCAACTGGATGATCAAGAAGAACTTGAGGGCTCAGACTGA
- the LOC118042728 gene encoding transcription factor BIM2 isoform X5, with product MVKSTKSHLDEEDEAEDYDSSSYKAKAESKSNELKANANRSKHSETEQRRRSKINQSRFQALRNLVPQNDQKRDKASFLLEVIEYVQFLQDKLQIYEGSYEGWSQEPAKLLPWKNFRASAESIPGHTQVMKNGSAHENTVMLGNIHNSIKSDVDTAAMYKTLDHSPGPTDPAIPFEVQTQSGVFAAVGRGGVPTESLQESVSDAENMAYQLQSQLLHGQPCATECITPNNTLNGQEDVASDSQSVNISNTYSKQILNSLTQALRSSGVDLAQTSITVQIDVGKRETGTTAVAPSSKDQVNQYLSNQLIIQDGAGSSVEDLNQAHKRQRREKC from the exons ATGGTGAAATCAACAAAGTCTCACCTCGACGAAGAAGATGAAGCTGAAGACTACGACTCTTCGTCCTACAAAG CGAAAGCAGAGAGTAAAAGCAATGAGCTGAAGGCGAATGCGAACCGGTCCAAGCATTCGGAGACGGAGCAGCGTAGAAGGAGCAAGATTAACCAGAG CAGGTTCCAGGCTTTGAGGAATCTTGTTCCTCAAAATGATCAGAAAAGAGATAAGGCGTCGTTCTTGTTAGAG GTTATAGAGTACGTTCAGTTTTTACAGGATAAGTTGCAAATTTATGAGGGGTCGTATGAAGGTTGGAGTCAGGAGCCAGCTAAATTATTGCCATGG aAGAATTTTCGTGCTTCTGCTGAAAGCATACCGGGTCATACACAAGTTATGAAGAATGGTTCTGCTCATGAAAATACTGTAATGCTTGGAAATATACATAACTCAATAAAATCTGATGTGGACACTGCTGCAATGTATAAAACCTTGGATCATTCCCCTGGGCCAACCGACCCAGCAATTCCATTTGAAGTGCAAACACAGTCGGGTGTATTTGCTGCTGTTGGGAGGGGTGGTGTGCCTACAGAGTCTTTGCAGGAATCTGTTTCTGACGCTGAGAACATGGCTTACCAGCTTCAATCCCAACTATTGCATGGTCAACCATGTGCCACTGAGTGTATTACTCCAAACAATACATTGAATGGACAGGAGGACGTGGCGAGTGACAGTCAATCCGTTAATATCTCCAATACCTATTCTAAACA GATATTAAATTCTCTGACCCAAGCACTACGATCATCGGGTGTGGATCTAGCACAGACAAGCATCACGGTGCAAATTGATGTTGGCAAACGAGAAACTGGTACAACTGCTGTGGCACCAAGTTCAAAG GATCAGGTAAATCAGTATCTAAGTAATCAACTGATCATACAAGATGGAGCTGGGAGCAGTGTAGAAGACTTGAATCAAGCTCACAAGAgacagagaagagaaaaatgctAG
- the LOC118042728 gene encoding transcription factor BIM2 isoform X6: MVKSTKSHLDEEDEAEDYDSSSYKAKAESKSNELKANANRSKHSETEQRRRSKINQRFQALRNLVPQNDQKRDKASFLLEVIEYVQFLQDKLQIYEGSYEGWSQEPAKLLPWKNFRASAESIPGHTQVMKNGSAHENTVMLGNIHNSIKSDVDTAAMYKTLDHSPGPTDPAIPFEVQTQSGVFAAVGRGGVPTESLQESVSDAENMAYQLQSQLLHGQPCATECITPNNTLNGQEDVASDSQSVNISNTYSKQILNSLTQALRSSGVDLAQTSITVQIDVGKRETGTTAVAPSSKDQVNQYLSNQLIIQDGAGSSVEDLNQAHKRQRREKC, encoded by the exons ATGGTGAAATCAACAAAGTCTCACCTCGACGAAGAAGATGAAGCTGAAGACTACGACTCTTCGTCCTACAAAG CGAAAGCAGAGAGTAAAAGCAATGAGCTGAAGGCGAATGCGAACCGGTCCAAGCATTCGGAGACGGAGCAGCGTAGAAGGAGCAAGATTAACCAGAG GTTCCAGGCTTTGAGGAATCTTGTTCCTCAAAATGATCAGAAAAGAGATAAGGCGTCGTTCTTGTTAGAG GTTATAGAGTACGTTCAGTTTTTACAGGATAAGTTGCAAATTTATGAGGGGTCGTATGAAGGTTGGAGTCAGGAGCCAGCTAAATTATTGCCATGG aAGAATTTTCGTGCTTCTGCTGAAAGCATACCGGGTCATACACAAGTTATGAAGAATGGTTCTGCTCATGAAAATACTGTAATGCTTGGAAATATACATAACTCAATAAAATCTGATGTGGACACTGCTGCAATGTATAAAACCTTGGATCATTCCCCTGGGCCAACCGACCCAGCAATTCCATTTGAAGTGCAAACACAGTCGGGTGTATTTGCTGCTGTTGGGAGGGGTGGTGTGCCTACAGAGTCTTTGCAGGAATCTGTTTCTGACGCTGAGAACATGGCTTACCAGCTTCAATCCCAACTATTGCATGGTCAACCATGTGCCACTGAGTGTATTACTCCAAACAATACATTGAATGGACAGGAGGACGTGGCGAGTGACAGTCAATCCGTTAATATCTCCAATACCTATTCTAAACA GATATTAAATTCTCTGACCCAAGCACTACGATCATCGGGTGTGGATCTAGCACAGACAAGCATCACGGTGCAAATTGATGTTGGCAAACGAGAAACTGGTACAACTGCTGTGGCACCAAGTTCAAAG GATCAGGTAAATCAGTATCTAAGTAATCAACTGATCATACAAGATGGAGCTGGGAGCAGTGTAGAAGACTTGAATCAAGCTCACAAGAgacagagaagagaaaaatgctAG
- the LOC118042728 gene encoding transcription factor BIM2 isoform X4 — protein MVKSTKSHLDEEDEAEDYDSSSYKGEAAKAESKSNELKANANRSKHSETEQRRRSKINQRFQALRNLVPQNDQKRDKASFLLEVIEYVQFLQDKLQIYEGSYEGWSQEPAKLLPWKNFRASAESIPGHTQVMKNGSAHENTVMLGNIHNSIKSDVDTAAMYKTLDHSPGPTDPAIPFEVQTQSGVFAAVGRGGVPTESLQESVSDAENMAYQLQSQLLHGQPCATECITPNNTLNGQEDVASDSQSVNISNTYSKQILNSLTQALRSSGVDLAQTSITVQIDVGKRETGTTAVAPSSKVNQYLSNQLIIQDGAGSSVEDLNQAHKRQRREKC, from the exons ATGGTGAAATCAACAAAGTCTCACCTCGACGAAGAAGATGAAGCTGAAGACTACGACTCTTCGTCCTACAAAG GAGAAGCAGCGAAAGCAGAGAGTAAAAGCAATGAGCTGAAGGCGAATGCGAACCGGTCCAAGCATTCGGAGACGGAGCAGCGTAGAAGGAGCAAGATTAACCAGAG GTTCCAGGCTTTGAGGAATCTTGTTCCTCAAAATGATCAGAAAAGAGATAAGGCGTCGTTCTTGTTAGAG GTTATAGAGTACGTTCAGTTTTTACAGGATAAGTTGCAAATTTATGAGGGGTCGTATGAAGGTTGGAGTCAGGAGCCAGCTAAATTATTGCCATGG aAGAATTTTCGTGCTTCTGCTGAAAGCATACCGGGTCATACACAAGTTATGAAGAATGGTTCTGCTCATGAAAATACTGTAATGCTTGGAAATATACATAACTCAATAAAATCTGATGTGGACACTGCTGCAATGTATAAAACCTTGGATCATTCCCCTGGGCCAACCGACCCAGCAATTCCATTTGAAGTGCAAACACAGTCGGGTGTATTTGCTGCTGTTGGGAGGGGTGGTGTGCCTACAGAGTCTTTGCAGGAATCTGTTTCTGACGCTGAGAACATGGCTTACCAGCTTCAATCCCAACTATTGCATGGTCAACCATGTGCCACTGAGTGTATTACTCCAAACAATACATTGAATGGACAGGAGGACGTGGCGAGTGACAGTCAATCCGTTAATATCTCCAATACCTATTCTAAACA GATATTAAATTCTCTGACCCAAGCACTACGATCATCGGGTGTGGATCTAGCACAGACAAGCATCACGGTGCAAATTGATGTTGGCAAACGAGAAACTGGTACAACTGCTGTGGCACCAAGTTCAAAG GTAAATCAGTATCTAAGTAATCAACTGATCATACAAGATGGAGCTGGGAGCAGTGTAGAAGACTTGAATCAAGCTCACAAGAgacagagaagagaaaaatgctAG
- the LOC118042728 gene encoding transcription factor BIM2 isoform X3, translating into MVKSTKSHLDEEDEAEDYDSSSYKGEAAKAESKSNELKANANRSKHSETEQRRRSKINQSRFQALRNLVPQNDQKRDKASFLLEVIEYVQFLQDKLQIYEGSYEGWSQEPAKLLPWKNFRASAESIPGHTQVMKNGSAHENTVMLGNIHNSIKSDVDTAAMYKTLDHSPGPTDPAIPFEVQTQSGVFAAVGRGGVPTESLQESVSDAENMAYQLQSQLLHGQPCATECITPNNTLNGQEDVASDSQSVNISNTYSKQILNSLTQALRSSGVDLAQTSITVQIDVGKRETGTTAVAPSSKVNQYLSNQLIIQDGAGSSVEDLNQAHKRQRREKC; encoded by the exons ATGGTGAAATCAACAAAGTCTCACCTCGACGAAGAAGATGAAGCTGAAGACTACGACTCTTCGTCCTACAAAG GAGAAGCAGCGAAAGCAGAGAGTAAAAGCAATGAGCTGAAGGCGAATGCGAACCGGTCCAAGCATTCGGAGACGGAGCAGCGTAGAAGGAGCAAGATTAACCAGAG CAGGTTCCAGGCTTTGAGGAATCTTGTTCCTCAAAATGATCAGAAAAGAGATAAGGCGTCGTTCTTGTTAGAG GTTATAGAGTACGTTCAGTTTTTACAGGATAAGTTGCAAATTTATGAGGGGTCGTATGAAGGTTGGAGTCAGGAGCCAGCTAAATTATTGCCATGG aAGAATTTTCGTGCTTCTGCTGAAAGCATACCGGGTCATACACAAGTTATGAAGAATGGTTCTGCTCATGAAAATACTGTAATGCTTGGAAATATACATAACTCAATAAAATCTGATGTGGACACTGCTGCAATGTATAAAACCTTGGATCATTCCCCTGGGCCAACCGACCCAGCAATTCCATTTGAAGTGCAAACACAGTCGGGTGTATTTGCTGCTGTTGGGAGGGGTGGTGTGCCTACAGAGTCTTTGCAGGAATCTGTTTCTGACGCTGAGAACATGGCTTACCAGCTTCAATCCCAACTATTGCATGGTCAACCATGTGCCACTGAGTGTATTACTCCAAACAATACATTGAATGGACAGGAGGACGTGGCGAGTGACAGTCAATCCGTTAATATCTCCAATACCTATTCTAAACA GATATTAAATTCTCTGACCCAAGCACTACGATCATCGGGTGTGGATCTAGCACAGACAAGCATCACGGTGCAAATTGATGTTGGCAAACGAGAAACTGGTACAACTGCTGTGGCACCAAGTTCAAAG GTAAATCAGTATCTAAGTAATCAACTGATCATACAAGATGGAGCTGGGAGCAGTGTAGAAGACTTGAATCAAGCTCACAAGAgacagagaagagaaaaatgctAG
- the LOC118042728 gene encoding transcription factor BIM1 isoform X7: MVKSTKSHLDEEDEAEDYDSSSYKGEAAKAESKSNELKANANRSKHSETEQRRRSKINQSRFQALRNLVPQNDQKRDKASFLLEVIEYVQFLQDKLQIYEGSYEGWSQEPAKLLPWKNFRASAESIPGHTQVMKNGSAHENTVMLGNIHNSIKSDVDTAAMYKTLDHSPGPTDPAIPFEVQTQSGVFAAVGRGGVPTESLQESVSDAENMAYQLQSQLLHGQPCATECITPNNTLNGQEDVASDSQSDIKFSDPSTTIIGCGSSTDKHHGAN; encoded by the exons ATGGTGAAATCAACAAAGTCTCACCTCGACGAAGAAGATGAAGCTGAAGACTACGACTCTTCGTCCTACAAAG GAGAAGCAGCGAAAGCAGAGAGTAAAAGCAATGAGCTGAAGGCGAATGCGAACCGGTCCAAGCATTCGGAGACGGAGCAGCGTAGAAGGAGCAAGATTAACCAGAG CAGGTTCCAGGCTTTGAGGAATCTTGTTCCTCAAAATGATCAGAAAAGAGATAAGGCGTCGTTCTTGTTAGAG GTTATAGAGTACGTTCAGTTTTTACAGGATAAGTTGCAAATTTATGAGGGGTCGTATGAAGGTTGGAGTCAGGAGCCAGCTAAATTATTGCCATGG aAGAATTTTCGTGCTTCTGCTGAAAGCATACCGGGTCATACACAAGTTATGAAGAATGGTTCTGCTCATGAAAATACTGTAATGCTTGGAAATATACATAACTCAATAAAATCTGATGTGGACACTGCTGCAATGTATAAAACCTTGGATCATTCCCCTGGGCCAACCGACCCAGCAATTCCATTTGAAGTGCAAACACAGTCGGGTGTATTTGCTGCTGTTGGGAGGGGTGGTGTGCCTACAGAGTCTTTGCAGGAATCTGTTTCTGACGCTGAGAACATGGCTTACCAGCTTCAATCCCAACTATTGCATGGTCAACCATGTGCCACTGAGTGTATTACTCCAAACAATACATTGAATGGACAGGAGGACGTGGCGAGTGACAGTCAATCC GATATTAAATTCTCTGACCCAAGCACTACGATCATCGGGTGTGGATCTAGCACAGACAAGCATCACGGTGCAAATTGA